In one window of Streptomyces sp. FXJ1.172 DNA:
- a CDS encoding SpoIIE family protein phosphatase, translated as MSDMSDRFRRLSWRSVIGKSPRSVAGQVLVLQVALVVVLVLCGVLALFLQSQRDTSTEARRRSIAVAQTFAHSPGILQALRAPDPSKILQPLTEAARKSAGVDFIVVMDTHGIRYTHPIPSKIGHRFVGQIGPSLAGKVYTESVHGPLGHEEQATVPVDDTHGKVVALVSAGLKVKNITNAVDRQLPIILTAGAAALVVSTGGTALVGRRLRRQTHSLAPDEMTRMYEHHDTVLHSVREGVLIVGADGRLLLVNDEARRLLDLPAEAEGQHAPRLADLDPDFAELLVSRREATDEVLFAGERLLAVNQRPTDEAGGPGGTVVTLRDTTELQAVSGRAEVARERLKLLYDAGLGIGTTLDVRSTADELARVAVPRFADFVTVDLADAVLHGEEPAATATDLRRIAMQGIRDDHPLYEKDRLIDFLPSTPQARGYGSGRSELVTDLSAAPDWQAQDPERTREILEYGIQSLIVAPIRARGVVLGMANFYRAKRDPFDEEDVSLAEELVARAAISIDNARRYTREHALAVTLQRSLLPRALPEQSALDVGYRYIPAQSGVSGDWFDVIPLPGSRVALVVGDVVGHGLHAAATMGRLRTAVHNFSTLDLPPDELLGHLDDLVGRIDQDEACAEAAGEITGATCLYAIYDPVTRRCTMARAGHLAPALVHPDGSVTFADLPAGPPLGIGGMPFQTAELELAEGTQLVLYTDGLIEDRTRDLDVGMEMLRQALAGHPGRPPDDSCQAVLQELLPGRPTDDVALLVARVRALAPERIAEWDVPRDPAAVSEMRLAVTGKMAEWGLAELGFATELVLSELVTNAIRYGSDPIRLRLIRDRALICEVADGSNTSPHLRYAATTDEGGRGLFLVSQMTERWGVRYSPQGKVIWAEQALP; from the coding sequence ATGTCGGACATGAGTGACCGCTTCCGGCGTCTCTCCTGGCGCTCTGTGATCGGCAAGAGCCCACGGAGCGTCGCCGGGCAGGTCTTGGTCCTGCAGGTGGCGCTGGTCGTGGTGCTCGTCCTCTGCGGTGTCCTCGCCCTGTTCCTGCAGTCGCAACGGGACACCAGCACCGAGGCCAGGCGCCGGTCCATCGCCGTCGCCCAGACCTTCGCCCACTCCCCCGGCATCCTGCAGGCGCTGCGGGCACCCGACCCGTCCAAGATCCTCCAGCCGCTCACCGAGGCGGCGCGCAAGTCCGCGGGCGTCGACTTCATCGTCGTCATGGACACCCACGGCATCCGCTACACACACCCGATCCCCAGCAAGATCGGGCACCGGTTCGTGGGCCAGATCGGGCCGTCACTGGCCGGCAAGGTCTACACGGAGAGCGTCCACGGCCCGCTGGGCCACGAGGAGCAGGCGACCGTCCCGGTCGACGACACCCATGGCAAGGTGGTCGCCCTCGTCTCCGCCGGGCTGAAGGTCAAGAACATCACCAACGCGGTGGACCGGCAGCTGCCGATCATCCTGACGGCGGGGGCCGCGGCGCTCGTGGTGTCGACCGGGGGCACGGCACTTGTGGGCAGGCGGCTGCGGCGGCAGACCCACAGCCTGGCCCCGGACGAGATGACCCGCATGTACGAGCACCACGACACGGTGCTGCACTCCGTACGGGAAGGAGTGCTCATCGTGGGTGCCGACGGGCGGCTGCTGCTGGTCAACGACGAGGCGCGGCGGCTGCTGGACCTGCCCGCCGAGGCCGAGGGGCAGCACGCGCCCCGGCTGGCGGACCTCGATCCGGACTTCGCGGAGCTGCTCGTCTCCCGGCGCGAGGCCACGGACGAGGTGCTGTTCGCCGGGGAACGGCTGCTGGCGGTCAACCAGCGGCCCACGGACGAGGCCGGAGGCCCCGGGGGAACCGTGGTGACCCTGCGTGACACCACCGAGCTGCAGGCGGTGTCCGGCCGGGCGGAGGTCGCCCGTGAGCGGCTCAAGCTGCTGTACGACGCGGGTCTGGGCATCGGCACCACCCTCGACGTGAGGAGCACCGCGGACGAGCTGGCGCGGGTCGCCGTGCCGCGCTTCGCCGACTTCGTCACCGTGGACCTGGCCGACGCCGTACTGCACGGCGAGGAGCCGGCCGCCACCGCGACGGACCTGCGGCGCATCGCCATGCAGGGGATAAGGGACGACCATCCGCTCTACGAGAAGGACCGGCTGATCGACTTCCTGCCGTCCACGCCGCAGGCCCGGGGGTACGGCAGCGGCCGTTCCGAGCTGGTGACCGACCTCTCCGCCGCACCGGACTGGCAGGCCCAGGATCCCGAGCGCACCCGCGAGATCCTCGAGTACGGCATCCAGTCGCTGATCGTCGCCCCGATCCGGGCCCGCGGTGTGGTGCTGGGCATGGCGAACTTCTACCGGGCCAAGCGGGACCCCTTCGACGAGGAGGACGTGTCGCTGGCCGAGGAGCTGGTGGCCCGCGCCGCGATCAGCATCGACAACGCCCGGCGCTACACCCGTGAGCACGCGCTGGCGGTCACCCTGCAGCGCAGCCTGCTGCCGCGCGCCCTGCCCGAGCAGAGCGCCCTCGACGTCGGGTACAGGTACATCCCCGCGCAGTCGGGGGTGAGCGGGGACTGGTTCGACGTGATCCCCCTGCCGGGGAGCCGGGTGGCGCTGGTCGTCGGCGACGTGGTCGGCCACGGTCTGCACGCGGCCGCCACCATGGGACGGCTGCGCACCGCGGTGCACAACTTCTCCACCCTCGACCTGCCGCCCGACGAGCTGCTGGGTCATCTGGACGACCTCGTCGGCCGGATCGACCAGGACGAGGCCTGTGCGGAGGCGGCCGGGGAGATCACCGGCGCCACCTGTCTGTACGCGATCTACGACCCGGTGACGCGCCGCTGCACCATGGCGCGGGCGGGGCATCTGGCACCGGCGCTGGTCCACCCGGACGGCAGCGTCACCTTCGCCGATCTGCCGGCCGGGCCGCCGCTCGGCATCGGCGGCATGCCGTTCCAGACGGCGGAGCTGGAGCTGGCCGAGGGTACCCAGCTCGTGCTGTACACCGACGGCCTCATCGAGGACCGCACCCGCGACCTGGACGTGGGCATGGAGATGCTGCGGCAGGCGCTGGCGGGCCATCCCGGCCGGCCTCCGGACGACAGCTGTCAGGCGGTGCTGCAGGAGCTGCTGCCCGGCCGGCCCACGGACGACGTCGCGCTGCTCGTCGCGCGCGTCCGGGCGCTGGCACCCGAGCGGATCGCCGAGTGGGACGTGCCGCGCGATCCGGCCGCCGTGTCGGAGATGCGGCTGGCCGTGACCGGGAAGATGGCCGAGTGGGGCCTCGCCGAGCTGGGCTTCGCCACGGAACTCGTACTGAGCGAGCTGGTCACCAACGCCATCCGCTACGGGTCCGATCCGATCCGTCTGCGGCTGATCCGCGACCGCGCGCTGATCTGCGAGGTGGCCGACGGGAGCAACACCTCGCCGCACCTGCGGTACGCCGCGACGACCGACGAGGGCGGCCGCGGGTTGTTCCTGGTGTCGCAGATGACCGAGCGCTGGGGAGTGCGCTACAGCCCTCAGGGCAAGGTGATCTGGGCGGAGCAGGCACTGCCGTAG
- a CDS encoding GH92 family glycosyl hydrolase: MRLSPMSLLLAALLATGGLAAPALAADPAPPGLVEDPAPYVDPLIGTRNGGDVFPGAVVPFGMLSWSPENTRGDATRTAAPGGYQYDATRIRGFSLTHMSGTGCAGGSGDVPFFPYAGEVTSSPASDTKDAVYASDFAHTDETAGPGHYKVAMASGVTADLTATARTGSARFTFPAGRPAALLVRTASSEAGSEDSAVTIDPRTRTVSGSVTSGDFCGYLDPEGRRAYYTLYFTAHFDRAFRSVGTWQDDRLHPGSLTASGGTGGFTHGGWPVVGKGVGGYVAFAPGTGPVGVKVGISYVSRRSAEANLAAENPPGRSFAATESAARLAWRERLGAVRVGGGTDTDRTTFYTALYHALLHPNVISDADGRYRGGDGRVHRAGPGRRAQYGTFSGWDVYRDQVQLLTLLDPRTGSDIAQSLYELARQNGGVWDRWLHGASGTHVMNGDPAPTALAGIHAFGGTGFDLRGALDSLVKAATVPTGQDLSPAGRPVLSAGQRPSLDKYLKLHYMPSVSNAWGGAAETLEMSTADFSLSRLAAAAGERDVRAAFARRAQWWQNTFDAAAGPPPDPASPDLGEDRDGYIANRRADGSWVPGFTPDTDNGFVEGTAAQYTWMVPHDPAGLFAALGGRERALARLDDFFHTAGGGWAFTGAGGTKSELANEPSINVPYLYDYAGAPYRTQETVRAAMRQLWSAGPGGIPGNDDLGAMSSWYVFAALGMYPQVPSRAELVLASPLFERIEIHRPRGNDIFVRAAGAAAGAPYVRSLKLNGRDHGRPWLPASFVREGGRLDYVLSSAPDRSWGADSPPPSFREGEQPYQIGVGPTTATLAPGGSTRTVVRALSMTGGTGPEVRFTVRVPAGITATPAGGTVTGGARAITLTAAKDAAQGFADVQVAVTSGGTSYRQPVALTVAAPGTLLAAYDNTGVCDDTGEHGEADYDGGGRSYSRQALAAAGLFGGARGTVDGLAFTWPDSPVGRPDNASATGHSVQLPTPARRLSFIGSAVGGSRRSTATVTYTDGTTGTVDLSFTDWTVGGSAGTVRYGNEVVARTAYRNAAGAGRDPVAAYVFATKPYRAPAGKQIESVRFPRDTGLHVFALATD, translated from the coding sequence ATGCGTCTGAGCCCCATGTCCCTGCTGCTGGCCGCGCTCCTTGCGACCGGCGGTCTTGCCGCCCCCGCCCTCGCGGCGGACCCGGCACCCCCGGGCCTGGTCGAGGACCCGGCGCCGTATGTCGATCCGCTGATCGGCACCAGGAACGGCGGCGATGTCTTCCCGGGCGCCGTCGTGCCCTTCGGGATGCTCTCCTGGAGCCCGGAGAACACCCGCGGCGACGCCACCAGGACCGCCGCGCCGGGCGGCTACCAGTACGACGCCACCCGCATCCGGGGCTTCAGCCTCACCCACATGTCCGGCACCGGCTGCGCCGGCGGCAGCGGCGACGTCCCCTTCTTCCCGTACGCCGGTGAGGTCACCTCCTCGCCGGCGAGCGACACCAAGGACGCCGTCTACGCCTCGGACTTCGCCCACACCGACGAGACCGCCGGACCCGGGCACTACAAGGTCGCCATGGCCTCCGGAGTCACCGCCGACCTCACCGCCACCGCACGCACCGGCTCGGCCCGCTTCACCTTCCCGGCCGGCAGGCCCGCCGCGCTGCTGGTGCGCACCGCCAGCTCCGAGGCGGGGTCCGAGGATTCGGCCGTCACGATCGACCCGAGGACCCGCACCGTCTCCGGCTCGGTCACCTCGGGCGACTTCTGCGGCTACCTCGACCCCGAGGGCCGGCGCGCCTACTACACCCTGTACTTCACCGCCCACTTCGACCGTGCCTTCAGGAGCGTGGGCACCTGGCAGGACGACAGGCTGCACCCCGGGTCCCTGACCGCGTCCGGCGGCACCGGCGGCTTCACGCACGGCGGGTGGCCCGTCGTGGGCAAGGGCGTCGGCGGCTACGTCGCGTTCGCGCCCGGCACCGGGCCGGTCGGCGTCAAGGTCGGCATCTCCTACGTCAGCCGGCGCTCCGCCGAGGCCAACCTCGCCGCCGAGAACCCACCGGGCCGCTCCTTCGCCGCGACCGAGTCCGCCGCCCGCCTGGCCTGGCGCGAACGGCTCGGCGCCGTCCGTGTCGGCGGCGGCACGGACACCGACCGCACCACCTTCTACACCGCGCTCTACCACGCGCTGCTGCATCCGAACGTGATCAGCGATGCCGACGGGAGGTACCGGGGCGGCGACGGCCGGGTGCACCGGGCCGGTCCCGGCCGCCGCGCCCAGTACGGCACCTTCTCCGGCTGGGACGTCTACCGCGACCAGGTGCAGCTGCTCACCCTCCTCGACCCGCGCACCGGATCCGACATCGCCCAGTCGCTGTACGAGCTGGCCCGGCAGAACGGCGGGGTCTGGGACCGCTGGCTGCACGGCGCGAGCGGTACGCACGTCATGAACGGTGACCCCGCGCCGACCGCGCTGGCCGGCATCCACGCCTTCGGCGGCACCGGCTTCGACCTGCGCGGCGCGCTGGACTCGCTGGTCAAGGCGGCCACCGTGCCGACCGGGCAGGACCTCTCCCCGGCGGGCAGGCCGGTGCTGTCCGCCGGCCAGCGGCCCTCGCTCGACAAGTACCTGAAGCTGCACTACATGCCGAGCGTCTCCAACGCCTGGGGCGGCGCCGCCGAGACCCTGGAGATGTCCACGGCCGACTTCTCCCTGTCCCGGCTCGCCGCGGCGGCAGGGGAGAGGGACGTACGGGCCGCCTTCGCCCGCCGCGCCCAGTGGTGGCAGAACACCTTCGACGCGGCCGCCGGACCTCCCCCGGATCCGGCTTCACCCGACCTGGGGGAGGACCGGGACGGCTACATCGCGAACCGCAGGGCCGACGGCAGCTGGGTCCCCGGCTTCACCCCCGACACCGACAACGGCTTCGTGGAGGGTACGGCCGCCCAGTACACCTGGATGGTGCCGCACGATCCCGCCGGGCTCTTCGCCGCGCTCGGCGGCCGGGAGCGGGCCCTGGCCAGGCTGGACGACTTCTTCCACACGGCCGGCGGCGGCTGGGCCTTCACCGGCGCCGGCGGCACCAAGTCCGAGCTGGCCAACGAGCCGTCGATCAACGTGCCCTACCTGTACGACTACGCGGGCGCCCCGTACCGGACACAGGAGACGGTGCGGGCCGCGATGCGGCAGCTGTGGTCGGCCGGACCCGGCGGCATCCCCGGCAACGACGACCTCGGCGCGATGTCGTCGTGGTACGTCTTCGCCGCCCTCGGCATGTACCCGCAGGTGCCCTCCCGGGCCGAACTGGTGCTGGCCTCACCGCTGTTCGAGCGGATCGAGATCCACCGTCCGCGGGGCAACGACATCTTTGTCCGCGCGGCCGGAGCCGCGGCCGGCGCGCCGTACGTCCGCTCCCTGAAGCTCAACGGCCGGGACCACGGCCGTCCTTGGCTCCCCGCATCCTTCGTGCGCGAGGGCGGCCGCCTCGACTACGTCCTGTCGTCCGCCCCCGACCGCAGCTGGGGCGCGGACAGCCCGCCGCCGTCCTTCCGCGAGGGCGAGCAGCCGTACCAGATCGGTGTCGGCCCCACCACGGCCACGCTCGCACCCGGTGGCAGCACGAGGACCGTCGTCCGCGCGCTGTCGATGACCGGCGGCACCGGGCCCGAGGTGCGTTTCACCGTGCGGGTCCCGGCCGGGATCACGGCCACGCCGGCCGGGGGCACGGTGACCGGTGGCGCCCGGGCCATCACCCTGACCGCCGCGAAGGACGCGGCGCAGGGCTTCGCCGACGTCCAGGTCGCGGTGACCTCGGGCGGTACCTCCTACCGGCAGCCGGTCGCGCTCACCGTGGCCGCCCCGGGCACCCTCCTCGCCGCCTACGACAACACCGGTGTCTGCGACGACACCGGCGAGCACGGCGAGGCCGACTATGACGGCGGCGGCCGGAGCTACTCCCGCCAGGCCCTCGCCGCGGCCGGGCTCTTTGGGGGCGCGCGGGGCACGGTCGACGGCCTGGCCTTCACCTGGCCCGACTCGCCCGTCGGCCGCCCGGACAACGCCTCGGCCACCGGCCACAGCGTCCAACTGCCCACTCCCGCACGCCGGTTGTCCTTCATCGGCAGTGCGGTGGGCGGCAGCAGGCGGTCCACGGCGACCGTCACCTACACCGATGGCACCACCGGCACGGTCGACCTGTCCTTCACCGACTGGACCGTCGGCGGCTCAGCCGGCACCGTCCGGTACGGCAACGAGGTCGTGGCGAGGACGGCGTACCGCAATGCCGCGGGCGCCGGCAGGGACCCGGTGGCGGCCTATGTCTTCGCCACCAAGCCCTACCGGGCCCCGGCGGGCAAACAGATCGAGAGCGTCAGGTTCCCCCGCGACACCGGCCTGCACGTGTTCGCCCTGGCCACGGACTGA
- a CDS encoding GH92 family glycosyl hydrolase: MQRRTRHRWGPAAVLTAAFVMAVGAQGAAVALPAKAPAADREFASSFETGDPAPDWTDTVDTAPDGTKRASGVDGGYSTGIPGNVTDHVTEVRASGENTGAGEVKENLVDGQPGTKWLTFEPTGWAEFDLDKPVRLVTYALTSANDFAERDPRDFRLLGSTDGKDWKTLDTRSDESFSERFQTKSYDLAQPAEYQHFRLEITKNNGAFGILQLADVQFSTGSGGGPVPQDMLTLVDRGPAGSPTAKARAGFTGRRALRYAGRHTAGGRAYSYNKVFHVHVKVGSDTQLSYRIFPQMADGDRDYDATNVSVDLAFTDGTYLSGLGALDQHGFPLSPRGQGASKSLYVNQWNNVASRIGPVAAGKTVDRILVAYDSPDGPAKFRGWIDDVAIRPVAPGKPKAHLSDYALTTRGTNSSGSFSRGNNFPATALPHGFNFWTPVTNASSLSWLYEYARANNDDNLPTIQAFSASHEPSPWMGDRQTFQVMPSAAAGTPDTGREARALPFRHENETARPYYYGVRFENGLTAEMAPTDHAAVLRFSYPGADASVLFDNVTEQAGLTLDKEHGTVTGYSDVKSGLSTGATRLFVYGTFDKPVTDGSASGVKGYLRFDAGADRTVTLRLATSLISIDQAKDNLRQEIPDGTSFDTVRERARQAWDRLLGKVEVQGASEDQLTTLYSSMYRLYLYPNSGFEKVAGKDQYASPFSPMQSQDTPTHTGAKIVDGKVYVNNGFWDTYRTTWPAYSFLTPSQAGEMIDGFVQQYKDGGWTSRWSSPGYADLMTGTSSDVAFADAYVKGVQFDAKAAYQAALKNATVVPPMSGVGRKGMTTSPFLGYTSTDTAEGLSWAMEGYVNDYGIARMGEELYRKTGEKHYKEESEYFLNRARDYVNLFDHRVGFFQGRDGAGNWRLDASQYDPRVWGYDYTETNGWGDAFTVPQDSRGLASLYGGRQGLADKLDTFFSTPETASANFVGSYGGVIHEMTEARDVRMGMLGQSNQPAHHIPYMYDAAGRPWKTQAAVREILSRLYSGSEIGQGYHGDEDNGEQSGWYLFSALGFYPLVPGSGDYSIGSPLFKQVTVHLENGRDLVVKAPGNSAKNVYIQGVTFNGRPWTSTSLPHSLLSGGGVLQFAMGAKPSAWGTGKDAAPVSITQDDKVPAPRADVLKGDGPLFDNTSATEATVTSVDLPVDHAVKPVQYTLTSPADHTRAPTGWTLEGSTDGTTWKTLDHRTGETFTWDRQTRAFTIAAPGTCTRYRLVLDRASTLAEVELLA, from the coding sequence ATGCAGCGGAGAACTCGGCACAGATGGGGTCCGGCGGCCGTCCTCACGGCCGCCTTTGTCATGGCCGTGGGCGCGCAGGGCGCGGCGGTCGCCCTTCCCGCCAAGGCTCCGGCCGCCGACCGGGAGTTCGCATCCTCGTTCGAGACGGGCGACCCGGCGCCGGACTGGACCGACACCGTGGACACCGCACCCGACGGCACCAAGCGTGCCTCGGGCGTCGACGGCGGCTACAGCACCGGCATCCCGGGCAATGTCACCGACCATGTCACCGAGGTCCGCGCGAGCGGCGAGAACACGGGCGCCGGCGAGGTGAAGGAGAACCTGGTCGACGGCCAGCCCGGCACCAAGTGGCTGACCTTCGAGCCCACCGGCTGGGCGGAGTTCGACCTCGACAAGCCCGTCCGGCTGGTGACGTACGCGCTCACCTCCGCCAACGACTTCGCCGAGCGCGACCCGAGGGACTTCAGACTGCTCGGCTCCACCGACGGCAAGGACTGGAAGACCCTCGACACCCGCTCGGACGAGAGCTTCTCCGAGCGCTTCCAGACGAAGTCGTACGACCTCGCGCAGCCGGCCGAGTACCAGCACTTCCGGCTGGAGATCACGAAGAACAACGGCGCCTTTGGCATCCTCCAACTCGCCGATGTGCAGTTCTCCACCGGCAGCGGGGGCGGGCCGGTGCCGCAGGACATGCTGACGCTGGTCGACCGGGGCCCGGCCGGCTCACCGACCGCCAAGGCGCGGGCCGGGTTCACCGGAAGGAGGGCACTGCGCTACGCCGGACGGCACACGGCCGGCGGCCGGGCGTACTCGTACAACAAGGTCTTCCACGTGCACGTGAAGGTCGGCAGCGACACCCAGCTGTCGTACCGCATCTTTCCGCAGATGGCGGACGGCGACCGGGACTACGACGCCACGAACGTCTCCGTGGACCTGGCCTTCACCGACGGCACCTATCTGAGCGGCCTCGGCGCGCTGGACCAGCACGGGTTCCCGCTGTCGCCGCGCGGGCAGGGCGCGTCGAAGTCGCTGTACGTCAACCAGTGGAACAACGTGGCCTCGCGGATCGGCCCGGTGGCGGCCGGCAAGACGGTCGACCGGATCCTGGTGGCGTACGACTCCCCCGACGGGCCGGCGAAGTTCCGGGGCTGGATCGACGACGTGGCGATCAGGCCGGTGGCGCCCGGGAAACCGAAGGCGCATCTGTCGGACTACGCGCTGACCACCCGGGGCACCAACTCCAGCGGCAGCTTCTCGCGCGGCAACAACTTCCCCGCGACCGCGCTCCCGCACGGCTTCAACTTCTGGACCCCGGTCACCAACGCGTCCTCGCTGAGCTGGCTGTACGAGTACGCACGTGCGAACAACGACGACAACCTGCCCACGATCCAGGCGTTCAGCGCGAGCCATGAGCCGAGCCCGTGGATGGGCGACCGGCAGACCTTCCAGGTGATGCCGTCGGCCGCCGCCGGCACCCCGGACACCGGGCGCGAGGCGCGCGCGCTGCCGTTCCGGCACGAGAACGAGACCGCGCGGCCGTACTACTACGGGGTCCGGTTCGAGAACGGGCTCACGGCGGAGATGGCCCCGACCGACCACGCCGCGGTGCTGCGCTTCAGCTATCCCGGTGCCGACGCGAGCGTGCTCTTCGACAACGTCACCGAGCAGGCGGGCCTGACCCTCGACAAGGAGCACGGGACCGTCACCGGCTACTCGGACGTGAAGTCGGGGCTGTCCACGGGTGCGACGCGGCTGTTCGTGTACGGCACGTTCGACAAGCCGGTGACGGACGGATCGGCGAGCGGCGTCAAGGGCTACCTGCGGTTCGACGCGGGCGCGGACCGCACCGTCACCCTGCGCCTGGCGACCTCGCTGATCAGCATCGACCAGGCGAAGGACAACCTGCGCCAGGAGATCCCGGACGGCACGTCCTTCGACACGGTCAGGGAGCGGGCCCGGCAGGCCTGGGACCGGCTGCTCGGCAAGGTCGAGGTGCAAGGCGCGAGCGAGGACCAGCTGACCACGCTGTACTCCAGCATGTACCGGCTGTACCTGTACCCGAACTCCGGCTTCGAGAAGGTGGCCGGGAAGGACCAGTACGCCTCCCCCTTCTCCCCCATGCAGAGCCAGGACACCCCGACCCACACCGGTGCGAAGATCGTCGACGGCAAGGTGTACGTCAACAACGGCTTCTGGGACACCTACCGGACCACCTGGCCGGCGTACTCGTTCCTGACGCCGTCTCAGGCGGGCGAGATGATCGACGGGTTCGTGCAGCAGTACAAGGACGGCGGCTGGACCTCCCGCTGGTCCTCCCCCGGATACGCCGACCTGATGACCGGCACCTCCTCGGACGTGGCGTTCGCCGACGCGTACGTCAAGGGCGTGCAGTTCGACGCGAAGGCCGCGTACCAGGCGGCCCTGAAGAACGCGACCGTGGTCCCGCCGATGTCGGGCGTGGGCCGCAAGGGCATGACCACCTCCCCGTTCCTCGGCTACACCAGCACCGACACCGCCGAGGGCCTGTCGTGGGCGATGGAGGGGTACGTCAACGACTACGGCATCGCGCGGATGGGCGAGGAGCTGTACAGGAAGACCGGCGAGAAGCACTACAAGGAGGAGTCCGAGTACTTCCTCAACCGGGCCCGGGACTATGTGAACCTGTTCGACCACAGGGTCGGCTTCTTCCAGGGCCGTGACGGGGCCGGGAACTGGCGGCTGGACGCCTCCCAGTACGACCCGCGCGTGTGGGGCTACGACTACACGGAGACCAACGGCTGGGGCGACGCCTTCACGGTCCCGCAGGACAGCCGGGGCCTGGCCAGCCTGTACGGCGGCCGGCAGGGCCTCGCGGACAAGCTGGACACGTTCTTCTCCACCCCGGAGACGGCCTCGGCGAACTTCGTCGGCTCCTACGGCGGTGTCATCCACGAGATGACCGAGGCGCGCGACGTCCGCATGGGCATGCTCGGCCAGTCCAACCAGCCCGCGCACCACATCCCGTACATGTACGACGCGGCCGGCCGGCCGTGGAAGACCCAGGCGGCGGTCCGCGAGATCCTCTCCCGGCTCTACTCCGGCAGCGAGATCGGGCAGGGCTACCACGGCGACGAGGACAACGGTGAGCAGTCGGGCTGGTACCTCTTCTCCGCTCTCGGCTTCTACCCGCTGGTGCCGGGCAGCGGCGACTACTCCATCGGCTCCCCGCTGTTCAAGCAGGTCACCGTGCATCTGGAGAACGGCCGGGACCTGGTGGTCAAGGCGCCCGGAAACAGCGCCAAGAACGTGTACATCCAGGGCGTGACCTTCAACGGCCGCCCCTGGACGTCCACTTCGCTGCCCCACTCGCTGCTGTCCGGGGGCGGGGTGCTGCAGTTCGCCATGGGCGCCAAGCCGTCGGCATGGGGAACGGGCAAGGACGCGGCGCCCGTCTCTATCACCCAGGACGACAAGGTCCCCGCGCCCCGGGCGGACGTGCTGAAGGGGGACGGGCCGCTGTTCGACAACACCTCGGCGACGGAGGCCACGGTCACCTCGGTGGACCTCCCGGTCGACCACGCCGTCAAGCCCGTCCAGTACACGCTGACCTCCCCGGCCGACCACACCCGGGCACCGACCGGCTGGACCCTTGAGGGCTCCACGGACGGCACCACCTGGAAGACCCTTGACCACCGCACCGGCGAGACGTTCACCTGGGACCGCCAGACCCGGGCCTTCACCATCGCCGCGCCGGGCACCTGCACCAGGTACCGGCTGGTGCTGGACCGCGCCTCGACGCTGGCGGAGGTGGAGCTGCTGGCCTGA